The proteins below come from a single Eubacterium limosum genomic window:
- a CDS encoding PRD domain-containing protein, whose amino-acid sequence MYCVKKVLNNNAVLAVDLRRKEEVIFLGKGVGFNKKVNQPFEDPKSVKKYHLQKETSKGPSDKLISAVNPVYLEIANDIIRLSEEKFKAVDTNILLPLADHIAFSIVRMNSRMDLSNPFSEDIRLLFEEEYAIAEKGREIIRERTGYSIPDDEVSYITLYIHSALSDTQVSQSLKIPVIIRESIERIEKECGVRIDMGSFAYNRLLYHIKCMLARVHNNEKLNSDMIEFTKEKCAYAFEVAGEICEKLSHELGEQFTEKEVSYLALHIERIRSA is encoded by the coding sequence GTGTACTGTGTCAAAAAAGTTTTAAATAACAACGCGGTTCTGGCCGTTGACCTCAGACGCAAGGAGGAGGTCATCTTTCTGGGGAAAGGCGTGGGCTTTAATAAAAAAGTCAACCAGCCCTTTGAGGACCCGAAAAGCGTTAAAAAATACCATCTGCAAAAGGAAACCAGCAAAGGCCCCTCAGACAAGCTCATCAGCGCAGTCAATCCGGTTTATCTGGAAATCGCCAATGATATTATCCGCCTGTCCGAGGAGAAATTCAAAGCTGTGGATACCAATATTCTGCTGCCGCTGGCCGACCATATCGCCTTTTCCATTGTCCGAATGAACAGCCGGATGGATCTGTCCAACCCTTTTTCGGAGGATATCCGCCTGCTTTTTGAGGAAGAGTATGCCATAGCCGAAAAGGGCCGGGAGATCATCCGCGAGCGTACCGGCTACAGCATTCCCGACGACGAGGTCAGCTACATTACCCTGTACATTCACTCGGCCCTCAGCGACACACAGGTTTCCCAGTCGCTCAAAATTCCGGTGATCATCCGGGAGAGCATCGAGCGGATTGAGAAGGAATGCGGCGTCAGGATCGACATGGGCTCCTTTGCCTACAACCGGCTTTTATACCATATTAAATGTATGCTGGCCCGGGTGCACAATAATGAGAAGCTCAACAGCGATATGATTGAGTTTACAAAGGAAAAATGCGCTTATGCTTTTGAGGTGGCCGGAGAAATCTGTGAAAAGCTGTCCCATGAGCTGGGCGAGCAGTTTACCGAAAAGGAGGTCAGCTACCTGGCCCTGCACATCGAGCGTATCCGAAGCGCTTAA